A portion of the Desulfosoma caldarium genome contains these proteins:
- the aroC gene encoding chorismate synthase produces the protein MAGNSFGRLFRVMTWGESHGPALGAVIDGCPPGIALSEADIQKDLERRRPGKKLTTARKEPDRVRILSGVFQGLTTGTPISLLIENTDVRSRDYEALKDVYRPGHADRTYEQKYGVRDWRGGGRSSGRETVARVAAGAVARKFLAQEGIHVRAGTVALGSVRCEPTDWQEAMNNPVYCPNPEAAQAMEEQLKAAKASGDSIGGIVLVVASGCPAGLGEPVFDKLDARLASALMSIGAVKGVEIGTGFQAASMRGSLHNDPPTAHGYASNNAGGVLGGLSTGMDLVVKVAVKPIPSVAVPQKTVTRYGTETTVRIEGRHDVSAIPRIVPVCEAMVLLTLADFMLHPYPYRLHSHA, from the coding sequence ATGGCAGGCAACAGCTTTGGTCGGCTCTTTCGAGTGATGACGTGGGGAGAATCCCATGGCCCGGCGCTGGGTGCCGTAATTGACGGATGCCCTCCGGGTATTGCTCTGAGCGAGGCCGACATCCAAAAAGATCTGGAACGGCGCCGGCCCGGGAAAAAGCTCACCACCGCGCGCAAAGAACCCGACAGGGTGCGCATTCTATCCGGTGTGTTTCAGGGATTGACCACGGGAACCCCCATTAGCCTTTTGATCGAAAACACCGACGTGCGCAGCCGAGACTATGAGGCCCTCAAAGATGTGTACCGCCCGGGCCATGCCGACCGCACCTATGAGCAAAAGTACGGTGTTCGGGACTGGCGGGGAGGAGGGCGAAGTTCAGGCCGAGAGACGGTGGCTCGAGTGGCCGCGGGAGCCGTGGCCAGAAAATTTTTGGCCCAGGAAGGAATTCACGTGCGCGCCGGCACGGTTGCTTTGGGATCCGTGCGCTGCGAACCCACCGACTGGCAGGAGGCTATGAATAACCCGGTGTATTGTCCAAACCCGGAGGCCGCCCAAGCCATGGAAGAGCAGCTCAAGGCCGCGAAAGCTTCCGGGGATTCCATCGGTGGCATCGTTCTGGTGGTGGCCTCGGGATGTCCCGCCGGCCTGGGAGAACCCGTTTTCGATAAGTTGGATGCTCGATTGGCCTCAGCCCTTATGTCTATCGGGGCCGTCAAGGGCGTGGAAATCGGCACCGGCTTTCAGGCTGCTTCCATGCGGGGAAGCCTTCACAATGATCCACCCACGGCCCACGGCTACGCCTCCAACAACGCGGGCGGGGTGCTCGGCGGCCTGTCCACGGGAATGGACCTTGTGGTCAAGGTGGCCGTCAAGCCCATTCCGTCCGTGGCGGTGCCTCAAAAAACCGTGACGCGCTATGGCACCGAGACCACCGTGCGCATCGAAGGGCGCCACGATGTTTCCGCCATTCCTCGCATCGTGCCGGTCTGCGAAGCCATGGTGCTCTTGACCCTGGCGGATTTCATGCTTCATCCCTATCCGTACCGGCTGCACTCCCATGCCTAG
- a CDS encoding PAS domain-containing hybrid sensor histidine kinase/response regulator produces MKSKPPLRQLVQKDFFKRLMLPLGVLSIVAVTAAGVAELRNLYIAHKVFVKTVDRSISMGMSAAHRTLRHMALSAEESQEPTQEVSLGGALEFHRIVVFKALGAPGLGRSALAPPASVDVPLSLFPDLADWPAVSVPYYSRPLDAPTLAVLVRAEQFFAMGELNLKSVERLVQNISTASPENLVLVLDRFGNVIYHPDSQMIRTQENMGHEPLVKRGLASWQPRVLLDMLDHRFVFATTWRVMPWNWVIIVGKPLTQAVLTPLLWVMMGIMATVFLAAFALSIAFKRRIDQMIVQPINHLKTQWDAITQQHNTELLREAADASPFLELQIFAHELRRSTQDLLEQETALRTQGRELYRILESIGDAVIVTDTGGRIVRMNAHAGRLTGWNPSQALGRPAQRILSMVDPRSGKPLQSLDALVLSTGVAQNLHGHALLKAADGSQKVVTHNAAPIRDDTGALYGVVLVVRDATAEYEALRLLEESEKKYRQIMETMEEAYMELEPNGRLSFCNPATLKILGGSWDELQHKTYRDFADEVTAQRMRTFFSEIYASGSSLGLQDFTIHDLQGRLKTVEISAGVRYGEDGRPIGFRVLARDITEKVEALEQSRRLEKILMQTQKMESLGTLAGGVAHEFNNLLQAMSGYLEMALNHTDAQDPRSRWLSRVQEAAFKARDLIRRLLSFARQTEPIPEPMSLNDVVEETLELLQKSIPRMIEIQKDLGPNLPVLVADRLQVEQVIINLVANARDAIESDNPGTIRLKTRAHTDDNGQAWIRLEIADTGGGIPEEIQDRIFDPFFTTKGPGKGTGLGLSTVYGIVANHGGRIHFESRPGFGTTFFVDFPVKPGSVEAPARKAEVLSEETTAPTPSDITLLVVDDEPMLVELIQGLLESAGYNVVTAGSGEDALTCLTQNNGRIDAVLLDLSMPGMGGRRCLEILRTQYPHLPVIVASGDTAHEIFRDPKRFGAHGCIAKPYRLQTLMETLHNVLRKSGS; encoded by the coding sequence GTGAAATCGAAACCTCCACTTCGCCAACTGGTGCAGAAGGACTTTTTCAAACGGCTCATGCTGCCGCTGGGGGTGCTCTCCATTGTGGCCGTCACAGCCGCCGGGGTGGCTGAACTTCGCAACCTTTACATTGCACACAAAGTCTTTGTGAAGACCGTGGATCGCTCCATTTCCATGGGCATGTCCGCGGCTCATCGAACCCTACGGCATATGGCTTTGAGTGCGGAAGAGTCCCAAGAGCCCACTCAGGAAGTGAGCCTAGGGGGCGCTTTGGAGTTTCATCGCATCGTTGTGTTCAAAGCCTTGGGCGCTCCAGGGCTGGGCCGGTCCGCCTTGGCCCCGCCCGCCTCGGTGGACGTTCCCCTTTCGCTGTTTCCCGACCTTGCGGACTGGCCCGCCGTCTCGGTTCCCTATTACAGCCGGCCATTGGATGCGCCGACCCTAGCCGTTTTGGTTCGGGCTGAGCAGTTCTTCGCCATGGGAGAGCTGAATCTGAAGAGCGTAGAACGTCTTGTTCAGAATATCTCCACAGCGTCCCCGGAAAACCTGGTGTTGGTGCTGGACCGCTTCGGGAACGTGATCTATCATCCCGATTCTCAGATGATCCGTACCCAAGAAAACATGGGCCATGAGCCTCTGGTCAAAAGGGGTTTGGCCTCATGGCAGCCGCGGGTCCTGCTGGACATGCTGGATCATCGGTTTGTGTTTGCCACCACGTGGAGAGTGATGCCCTGGAACTGGGTGATCATTGTCGGAAAGCCTCTTACCCAGGCCGTGCTGACGCCCTTATTGTGGGTCATGATGGGTATCATGGCCACGGTGTTTCTGGCCGCTTTTGCGCTTTCGATTGCTTTTAAACGACGTATCGACCAGATGATCGTCCAGCCGATCAACCACCTCAAGACACAATGGGACGCTATCACTCAGCAGCACAATACAGAGCTTCTGCGTGAGGCCGCAGACGCTTCTCCCTTCCTGGAGCTTCAGATTTTCGCCCACGAGCTTCGCCGCAGCACGCAGGACCTCCTGGAACAGGAAACGGCCTTGAGGACCCAGGGGCGTGAACTCTACCGCATCTTAGAATCCATCGGGGATGCGGTCATCGTCACCGATACGGGCGGCCGCATCGTGCGCATGAATGCTCACGCAGGGCGCCTTACGGGCTGGAATCCCTCGCAGGCTCTAGGCCGACCTGCGCAGCGAATTCTTTCCATGGTGGATCCCAGATCGGGAAAGCCCTTGCAGAGCCTGGACGCCCTTGTTCTCAGCACCGGAGTTGCACAAAACCTTCACGGCCACGCTCTGCTGAAAGCTGCCGATGGATCCCAGAAGGTTGTCACGCACAATGCGGCGCCGATCCGTGATGATACGGGAGCGCTTTACGGTGTGGTCCTGGTGGTGCGGGATGCCACGGCGGAATACGAGGCGCTACGGCTGTTGGAGGAAAGCGAAAAAAAATACCGGCAAATCATGGAAACCATGGAAGAAGCCTACATGGAGCTAGAACCCAACGGCCGCTTAAGCTTCTGTAATCCGGCGACCTTAAAAATCTTGGGAGGCTCATGGGATGAGCTTCAACATAAAACGTACCGGGATTTTGCCGATGAAGTCACGGCTCAAAGAATGCGGACTTTTTTTTCGGAAATCTATGCTTCCGGAAGTTCTCTGGGCCTTCAAGATTTCACGATTCACGATCTTCAGGGCCGGCTTAAAACGGTAGAAATCTCGGCCGGCGTTCGTTACGGCGAAGACGGACGCCCCATCGGATTTCGTGTGCTGGCCCGAGACATCACGGAAAAGGTCGAGGCTCTTGAGCAAAGCCGCCGCCTCGAAAAAATACTCATGCAAACCCAGAAAATGGAATCCCTTGGAACCTTGGCCGGCGGTGTCGCCCACGAATTCAACAATCTTCTTCAAGCCATGTCCGGTTATCTGGAAATGGCTTTGAACCACACGGATGCTCAAGATCCTCGAAGTCGCTGGCTGTCTCGAGTGCAAGAGGCCGCGTTCAAGGCTCGGGATTTGATTCGACGACTCCTTTCTTTTGCCCGCCAGACGGAACCCATTCCCGAGCCCATGTCTTTGAACGATGTGGTGGAAGAGACGCTGGAGCTTCTACAAAAGAGCATTCCTCGCATGATCGAGATTCAAAAAGACCTTGGGCCGAATTTGCCTGTGCTTGTGGCGGATCGTCTGCAGGTGGAGCAAGTCATTATCAATCTTGTGGCCAATGCCCGGGATGCCATTGAATCCGATAACCCCGGAACCATTCGCCTGAAAACCCGTGCCCATACCGACGATAACGGTCAGGCGTGGATTCGACTAGAGATTGCCGACACAGGCGGCGGCATTCCCGAGGAGATTCAGGATCGCATTTTCGATCCCTTTTTCACCACCAAGGGACCCGGCAAAGGCACAGGATTGGGGCTTTCCACCGTCTACGGCATTGTGGCCAATCATGGCGGACGCATTCACTTTGAGAGCCGCCCGGGTTTTGGCACCACTTTTTTCGTGGATTTTCCCGTAAAACCTGGGTCTGTGGAGGCGCCAGCCCGGAAGGCTGAGGTGTTGTCCGAGGAGACGACGGCGCCGACACCATCGGACATCACGCTTCTTGTGGTCGACGACGAGCCCATGCTTGTGGAACTGATCCAAGGGCTTCTGGAATCAGCAGGGTACAACGTGGTGACGGCGGGTTCCGGGGAAGATGCCCTCACGTGTTTGACGCAAAACAACGGACGCATTGACGCCGTGCTTTTGGATCTCAGCATGCCCGGCATGGGCGGGCGACGCTGCTTGGAAATTCTTAGAACGCAATACCCCCATCTTCCCGTCATCGTGGCCAGCGGAGACACGGCGCATGAAATCTTTCGAGATCCCAAGAGGTTCGGTGCTCACGGGTGCATCGCTAAACCCTACCGCCTGCAGACCCTCATGGAAACCCTGCACAATGTGCTGAGAAAGAGCGGGTCCTGA
- a CDS encoding ABC transporter substrate-binding protein, with amino-acid sequence MRKRYLCVGLLGLMFWIAGCDRAPLLVGFSGTLTGLYSDLGIHGRNGARMAVEDINAAGGLYGRKLELVVVDDTGRPQGAAEAARRLAAQGVLAVIGHMTSSMTMAALPVMEELGVPLISPTTSTPLLSGRKDLFFRVQPASNVAGRFLAHWITGKPGLRSVCTVRDMSNDAFSEPWESAFVEEYERLGGRVSCRFTYTTLEPSFLTTMINHLNATGPDVVLFVSSARDTARMVQSLHEAEVPSLLISSNWAQTDALLADLGALSMRILFAADNPTMDSSAALREFSWRYRKRFGMEPSFAAARAYEAVRFLATAWKEAEERGERLVEALSRPRTLEGLFGSMQIDAFGDASGAYFMVGVKNGRFTVLEWLAGDVT; translated from the coding sequence GTGAGAAAACGATACCTATGCGTTGGGCTGTTGGGCCTTATGTTTTGGATCGCAGGATGTGATCGTGCGCCGCTTCTGGTGGGTTTCTCTGGAACCCTTACGGGACTCTATTCTGATCTCGGGATTCATGGGCGCAATGGCGCTCGCATGGCCGTAGAAGACATCAATGCCGCGGGCGGTCTTTATGGAAGAAAGCTGGAACTGGTCGTGGTCGACGATACAGGACGGCCGCAGGGCGCCGCCGAAGCGGCCCGTCGTTTGGCCGCCCAAGGGGTTCTCGCCGTGATCGGCCACATGACGTCGTCCATGACCATGGCCGCCCTGCCGGTTATGGAAGAATTGGGGGTTCCCCTCATTTCGCCGACCACCTCCACGCCGCTCTTGAGCGGCCGAAAAGATTTGTTTTTTCGAGTGCAACCCGCCTCAAATGTCGCCGGACGATTTCTGGCCCATTGGATTACGGGAAAGCCGGGCCTTCGAAGTGTGTGCACCGTGCGGGACATGAGCAATGACGCTTTCAGTGAGCCCTGGGAAAGTGCCTTCGTCGAGGAATATGAAAGGCTTGGAGGACGCGTTTCTTGTCGGTTCACCTACACCACCCTGGAACCATCTTTTCTCACCACGATGATCAACCATCTTAATGCCACAGGACCCGATGTGGTGCTTTTTGTTAGCTCCGCCCGCGATACGGCCCGTATGGTGCAAAGCCTCCATGAAGCCGAGGTTCCAAGCCTGCTTATCAGTTCCAACTGGGCACAAACCGACGCGCTTCTTGCCGATTTAGGCGCCCTTTCCATGCGAATCCTCTTTGCCGCCGATAATCCGACCATGGACAGCAGCGCCGCGCTTCGAGAATTTTCTTGGCGATATCGCAAACGTTTTGGTATGGAGCCGTCGTTTGCGGCGGCCCGCGCTTATGAGGCCGTAAGGTTTCTCGCTACAGCCTGGAAAGAAGCCGAAGAACGTGGGGAACGCCTCGTTGAGGCTCTTTCACGGCCTCGAACTCTGGAAGGTTTGTTTGGCTCGATGCAGATCGATGCCTTTGGCGACGCTTCAGGAGCCTATTTCATGGTTGGCGTGAAAAACGGCCGATTCACCGTCTTGGAATGGCTGGCCGGAGACGTGACGTGA
- a CDS encoding bacteriohemerythrin, translating to MVHLNLKTKLIVFAVILVAVPLVTNTVVNTALSLKQAKELSHYITTVLEKDGAQYLTALLEGDRVVVRGIVSKVEDDARRLAASPKLLDFLAISKGTQAEARSAVEAQVMGQIGQIRALFDAEREMVSRQLKNDIKLAEALVQRYGMPDLSDVPHRWEALNQFTQETQSVELPLLRLGSQILYPMADFDTRAPVVDELTELTGSTCTIFQKMNDEGDMLRVATSVKNKQGKRAVGTFIPAVNPDGTPNVVVNTVSSGTPYTGRAFVVNDWYQTIYKPLKNPLEEVIGMLYVGVPEKSLGAIRDRVAKARLGKTGFVFITDEEGRVVIHADGSLAGQDAGRAFGIASWQDRIKEALQQKEVFASVRFQDGRDGFVALLSYPEWNWVLVGIGFWTEFTGEMAERAFNEFAKELQALWHVGKIQTADGTQALYPQIRYLDATGMERIKVIDGSFRQDFGTRRDTDWFQQALKSENLYNTGVDIAENTGKPELRVAVPIQFEGRLEGVVVVDLDWSVVWNVLKSRKHGKTGYPAVVDPQGRIISHPKYTLADNVRITDDKYGDLATLIKAGLAGSEGVGTYTFEGVAKMMAYQPLRLGSKTYLVATTMAQEELMEMAGQVAETLTAGRAQATKWAVGIAAIMIAAGIVVSILFGRRIADPIAKAVQGLHEGANQVADASAQVAGSSQELAEGASEQAASLEETSSALEEMASMTRQNADNASQADALVKTSGSELNEAQAAMGQLEKAMAEIQDASVETQKIIKTIDEIAFQTNLLALNAAVEAARAGEAGAGFAVVADEVRNLAMRAAEAARNTSGIIEETVRKVQTGNEVARLVSQSFSKVTESATKIGELVAEIAAASGEQAEGIDQVNRAVAEMDKVVQRNAANAEESASASEELSAQAAVVREYVQQLARVVGLVGDTMRTKVSETRTVKPIESHEETPRKNGSFSTKKRHAGLLPRPAQAAGTMRTPSKAKPHRGPGLVPMKTRRVKPLMEWSSQYSVGDFDLDQQHQKLFKLVNRLNEAMQLGQGHSMLDHVLTELVDYTVKHFSAEEKAMEQAGYPDLEQHKEIHRKLTQKVSDLVQRFQSGDTRLTVEILKFLEQWLKQHILGVDKQYGPYLHPEKEAMF from the coding sequence GTGGTGCATCTCAACTTGAAAACGAAGCTGATCGTTTTTGCCGTAATTCTTGTGGCCGTGCCTCTTGTGACCAATACGGTTGTCAACACGGCCCTGTCCCTAAAGCAGGCCAAGGAATTATCCCACTACATAACGACGGTGTTGGAGAAAGACGGAGCTCAATATCTCACGGCGCTCCTCGAAGGGGATCGTGTGGTGGTTCGTGGAATCGTTTCCAAGGTCGAAGATGATGCTCGTCGATTGGCTGCCTCTCCTAAACTGCTTGATTTCTTAGCCATCAGCAAAGGCACCCAGGCGGAAGCGCGCTCGGCCGTGGAAGCTCAGGTCATGGGACAAATCGGGCAGATTCGAGCGCTCTTTGATGCAGAACGTGAAATGGTATCACGGCAGCTCAAAAACGACATCAAACTGGCCGAAGCGCTGGTGCAGCGCTACGGCATGCCGGATCTCTCCGACGTCCCCCACCGATGGGAAGCCTTAAACCAGTTTACACAAGAGACCCAGAGCGTGGAACTTCCGCTGTTGCGCTTGGGGTCCCAAATTCTCTACCCCATGGCAGACTTCGACACTCGAGCTCCGGTGGTGGATGAACTGACGGAACTGACGGGAAGCACCTGCACGATTTTCCAGAAAATGAACGACGAGGGTGACATGCTTCGCGTGGCCACTTCCGTCAAGAATAAACAGGGAAAACGCGCCGTCGGAACCTTTATTCCCGCCGTCAACCCCGACGGGACGCCCAATGTCGTCGTGAATACGGTGTCATCAGGCACACCGTATACGGGCCGGGCCTTTGTGGTGAATGACTGGTACCAGACCATTTACAAACCGCTTAAGAACCCCTTGGAGGAAGTCATCGGCATGCTTTATGTGGGCGTGCCGGAAAAGAGCCTTGGCGCCATTCGGGATCGAGTGGCGAAAGCCCGGCTGGGAAAAACCGGCTTTGTTTTTATTACCGACGAAGAAGGGCGTGTGGTGATCCACGCCGATGGCAGCCTGGCCGGCCAGGATGCCGGCCGAGCCTTTGGCATTGCATCTTGGCAGGATCGGATCAAAGAAGCTCTTCAGCAAAAGGAGGTTTTTGCCAGCGTGCGATTCCAAGACGGTCGGGATGGCTTTGTGGCGCTTTTAAGCTATCCCGAGTGGAATTGGGTGCTGGTGGGCATCGGTTTTTGGACCGAATTTACGGGCGAGATGGCAGAGAGAGCCTTTAACGAATTCGCCAAAGAACTCCAAGCGCTCTGGCACGTGGGGAAGATTCAAACCGCCGATGGAACTCAAGCGCTTTATCCGCAGATCCGGTACCTGGATGCCACGGGCATGGAACGTATCAAGGTCATCGACGGATCCTTTCGGCAGGATTTCGGAACGAGAAGAGACACCGACTGGTTCCAACAGGCCCTAAAATCCGAAAACCTTTACAACACCGGTGTCGACATCGCCGAGAACACGGGAAAGCCCGAGCTTCGCGTAGCCGTGCCCATTCAATTTGAAGGACGCCTTGAAGGCGTGGTGGTGGTGGATCTTGACTGGAGTGTCGTCTGGAACGTTCTCAAATCCCGAAAGCACGGCAAGACCGGTTACCCCGCTGTGGTCGATCCTCAGGGCCGAATCATCTCCCATCCCAAATACACTCTGGCCGACAATGTGCGTATCACCGACGACAAGTACGGCGATCTGGCCACCCTCATCAAAGCGGGGCTTGCAGGATCCGAAGGTGTGGGCACATACACCTTTGAAGGGGTTGCCAAGATGATGGCTTATCAACCTTTGCGCCTGGGCTCCAAGACCTATCTGGTGGCCACCACCATGGCCCAAGAAGAATTGATGGAGATGGCCGGTCAGGTGGCGGAAACACTCACCGCGGGTCGGGCTCAGGCCACCAAATGGGCGGTCGGTATTGCGGCTATCATGATTGCCGCGGGCATCGTCGTTTCCATTCTTTTCGGGCGCCGCATTGCCGATCCCATCGCCAAAGCGGTCCAGGGTCTCCATGAGGGTGCCAATCAGGTGGCCGACGCCTCCGCCCAAGTGGCCGGATCCAGCCAAGAATTGGCGGAAGGCGCTTCTGAACAGGCCGCATCCTTGGAAGAAACTTCGTCGGCTCTTGAAGAGATGGCGTCCATGACCCGTCAAAATGCGGATAACGCGTCGCAAGCCGACGCGCTCGTCAAGACTTCAGGTTCGGAATTGAACGAGGCGCAAGCGGCCATGGGCCAGCTTGAAAAAGCCATGGCGGAAATTCAAGATGCCAGTGTGGAAACGCAAAAAATCATCAAAACCATTGACGAAATCGCTTTTCAGACGAACCTTTTAGCGCTCAACGCCGCCGTGGAAGCGGCGCGAGCCGGCGAAGCGGGCGCGGGGTTTGCCGTGGTGGCCGATGAGGTGCGAAACCTGGCCATGAGGGCGGCGGAGGCGGCTCGGAACACTTCCGGGATTATTGAAGAGACCGTGCGTAAGGTGCAAACGGGAAACGAGGTGGCCCGACTGGTTTCTCAGTCTTTTTCCAAGGTCACGGAATCCGCAACCAAGATCGGGGAGCTGGTGGCGGAGATTGCGGCGGCCAGCGGCGAACAGGCGGAGGGGATCGACCAGGTCAATCGTGCGGTGGCGGAGATGGATAAGGTGGTGCAACGCAACGCGGCCAATGCAGAAGAGTCGGCGTCGGCCAGCGAGGAACTCAGCGCCCAGGCGGCAGTGGTTCGCGAGTACGTGCAGCAGCTGGCTCGAGTGGTGGGCCTAGTCGGCGACACGATGCGCACCAAAGTCAGTGAAACCAGGACGGTAAAACCAATAGAGTCCCACGAGGAGACTCCACGGAAGAATGGAAGCTTTTCGACAAAAAAACGGCATGCCGGCCTCCTTCCACGCCCGGCCCAAGCCGCCGGAACCATGCGCACCCCTAGCAAAGCGAAACCGCACCGAGGCCCAGGCCTCGTGCCTATGAAAACGCGTCGTGTGAAACCTCTCATGGAGTGGTCGTCGCAATATTCCGTCGGTGATTTTGACTTGGACCAGCAGCATCAGAAACTCTTTAAGCTGGTCAATCGCTTGAACGAAGCCATGCAACTGGGACAAGGCCATTCCATGCTGGATCATGTCCTCACCGAACTGGTGGACTACACGGTGAAACATTTCAGTGCGGAAGAAAAAGCCATGGAACAGGCAGGCTATCCAGACCTGGAACAACACAAAGAAATTCACCGAAAGCTTACGCAAAAAGTTTCGGACCTGGTCCAAAGATTCCAAAGCGGGGACACGAGGCTCACCGTGGAAATCTTGAAGTTCCTGGAGCAATGGCTGAAACAACACATTCTGGGTGTGGATAAACAATACGGTCCCTATTTGCATCCCGAAAAGGAAGCGATGTTCTAA